The Stratiformator vulcanicus genome has a segment encoding these proteins:
- the infB gene encoding translation initiation factor IF-2 yields the protein MKIRIFALAKELGLDSKELIEHANAAGISVKNSALASISPEEKDIILEQLKSGSSSTATAVADEPAAPAPPPPDRSGKVRKLDQPAKRAAAKAEPIQEEPAPEEEAPQQAAEEPEVEQPVEQTAEPVAEADTETVVTEDAEADTPATAEEVESPVAETAEVEVPAAEPTAESKAPKAADDNADKVEETKAESAKEKLKQSGSGGLSPDEYVPSPHASRGKSSPREMRPVGTVQSNEQRARGEREKKRPQLARPAVAAPPKVPVSKPKPKADEAPAQKPEMPLTPEMLDRQSPLSAHMAQRTAEKDGVKRPRRGSTRMIDSPDDAQKQKRSRRPRRGRDDDDVPYGSRRRTLTRRKRTGPVEYSDAAVVELPMTVRTLSEAMGRPANQIIGTLMKQGVMVRINDALTEELALEVAMELGVELEIKRERDLEDELAAMLSDEYDEGAELEPRPCIVTILGHVDHGKTTMVDKLRSASVAAGEAGGITQHIAAYQVDHGDHRITFVDTPGHAAFGEMRARGANVTDIVVLVVAADDGVMPQTEECISHAKAAGVPIIVALNKMDLEGIDDQKILQQLATRELLPSEWGGDTEVIRTSGETGAGLDELLDTINITSELQELQTNPDRDAVGVCLEAFRDEGRGVISWLIVQKGTLEVGDVILCGSAHGRIRSMFDEHDNEIEAAGPSTPVKVTGLDKVPETGSHFFVLDEIEEAREVAEKRGHTGRSAYLAATARRPQTLEDILDQARGATVKNLPLIIKADSPGSIEAIRGEIEKFEHPEVRTAVIHSGVGGVNESDVSLSAASGAVILAFHVIADDRAALLADREGVEIRRYSIIYEVINDIRDALEGLLDPERREVQTGRAIVLQTFKTSRFGMIAGCRVLSGKVERNNRVHVIRQQTLVNTYPLASLRREKDDVKEVREGMECGIRLDGFNDIKEGDLLEAFKIEEHKRKLEDVPKKTEEDAEV from the coding sequence TTGAAGATACGGATTTTCGCTCTGGCCAAAGAACTGGGCCTGGACAGCAAAGAGTTGATCGAACACGCCAACGCGGCGGGAATTTCGGTCAAGAATTCTGCGCTCGCCAGCATTTCGCCGGAGGAAAAAGACATCATCCTCGAGCAGCTCAAGAGCGGCTCGTCATCGACCGCAACGGCAGTGGCGGACGAACCGGCTGCGCCTGCGCCGCCGCCACCGGATCGCTCGGGAAAAGTTCGAAAGCTCGATCAACCGGCAAAGCGTGCGGCGGCAAAAGCTGAGCCGATCCAGGAAGAACCGGCTCCCGAAGAGGAAGCACCGCAGCAAGCGGCGGAAGAACCGGAGGTAGAACAACCGGTCGAGCAGACGGCCGAACCGGTCGCCGAAGCGGACACTGAAACGGTCGTCACAGAAGATGCCGAAGCCGACACGCCAGCGACTGCAGAGGAAGTAGAATCGCCGGTTGCCGAGACGGCTGAGGTCGAAGTCCCCGCAGCCGAGCCGACTGCCGAAAGTAAGGCCCCTAAAGCCGCCGATGACAATGCGGACAAAGTCGAAGAGACGAAGGCCGAGTCTGCCAAAGAGAAGTTGAAGCAGAGCGGTTCTGGCGGGCTCTCACCGGACGAATACGTCCCGTCGCCTCACGCATCGCGGGGCAAAAGCTCGCCGCGTGAGATGCGGCCGGTCGGAACGGTGCAGTCGAACGAGCAGCGGGCCCGCGGCGAACGCGAAAAGAAGCGTCCGCAATTGGCGCGACCAGCCGTGGCGGCGCCGCCGAAAGTTCCGGTCAGCAAGCCGAAGCCGAAAGCTGATGAAGCGCCGGCACAGAAGCCGGAAATGCCGCTGACGCCGGAGATGCTCGATCGTCAGAGTCCGCTCTCGGCGCACATGGCGCAGCGGACGGCCGAGAAAGACGGAGTGAAACGACCGCGGCGCGGATCGACGCGAATGATCGATTCGCCCGATGATGCCCAGAAGCAGAAGCGATCGAGACGGCCTCGCCGGGGGCGGGATGATGATGATGTGCCTTACGGGTCTCGCCGACGAACGTTGACCCGCCGGAAGCGGACGGGGCCGGTCGAATATAGTGATGCCGCCGTCGTCGAATTGCCGATGACGGTCCGCACGCTCTCGGAAGCAATGGGGCGCCCTGCCAATCAGATCATCGGCACCCTGATGAAGCAGGGCGTGATGGTTCGCATCAACGATGCATTGACCGAAGAGCTAGCGCTCGAAGTCGCGATGGAGCTCGGCGTCGAACTCGAAATCAAGCGGGAGCGCGACCTCGAGGATGAACTCGCGGCTATGCTTTCGGATGAATATGACGAAGGGGCCGAGCTCGAACCGCGGCCCTGTATCGTGACCATCCTCGGGCATGTTGATCATGGTAAGACCACGATGGTCGACAAACTTCGCTCCGCCAGCGTGGCGGCCGGCGAAGCCGGAGGTATCACGCAGCACATTGCCGCCTATCAGGTCGATCACGGCGACCATCGCATTACGTTCGTCGACACCCCGGGCCACGCGGCCTTCGGTGAGATGCGGGCTCGCGGTGCGAACGTGACCGACATCGTCGTTTTGGTCGTCGCGGCCGACGACGGTGTGATGCCTCAAACCGAAGAGTGCATCAGCCACGCTAAGGCAGCCGGTGTGCCCATTATCGTCGCGCTCAACAAGATGGATCTCGAGGGCATCGACGATCAGAAAATTCTGCAGCAACTCGCCACCCGCGAGCTGTTGCCGTCGGAGTGGGGCGGTGATACCGAAGTCATCCGCACGTCAGGCGAAACGGGCGCAGGGCTCGACGAACTACTCGACACGATCAACATCACGAGCGAACTGCAGGAGCTGCAAACCAACCCGGACCGCGACGCCGTCGGGGTCTGTCTGGAAGCATTCCGCGACGAGGGTCGCGGCGTGATTTCATGGCTCATCGTGCAAAAGGGAACACTGGAAGTCGGCGACGTCATCTTATGCGGTTCGGCGCACGGCCGCATTCGCTCGATGTTTGATGAGCATGACAACGAAATCGAAGCCGCCGGCCCATCGACACCGGTAAAAGTCACCGGTCTCGATAAAGTACCGGAGACCGGCAGCCACTTCTTCGTACTCGATGAGATCGAAGAAGCTCGGGAAGTCGCCGAGAAGCGTGGTCACACCGGACGCAGCGCGTATCTTGCGGCGACGGCGCGACGACCACAGACGCTCGAAGACATTCTCGATCAGGCCCGTGGCGCGACAGTCAAAAACCTGCCGCTGATTATTAAGGCTGATTCCCCCGGATCGATCGAAGCGATTCGCGGCGAAATCGAAAAGTTCGAACATCCTGAGGTGCGAACGGCGGTTATCCACAGCGGTGTGGGGGGCGTGAACGAAAGCGATGTCTCACTGTCGGCGGCATCGGGCGCGGTGATTCTCGCCTTTCACGTGATCGCCGACGATCGTGCCGCATTGCTCGCCGATCGCGAAGGCGTCGAAATTCGCCGCTACAGCATCATCTACGAGGTCATCAACGACATTCGTGATGCCCTCGAAGGCTTGCTCGATCCCGAGCGACGCGAGGTGCAGACCGGCCGTGCGATCGTCCTGCAAACGTTCAAGACAAGTCGTTTCGGCATGATCGCCGGTTGTCGCGTGCTCAGCGGAAAAGTGGAACGCAACAACCGGGTCCACGTGATCCGCCAGCAGACGTTGGTCAATACCTACCCCCTCGCCTCGCTGCGTCGGGAAAAGGACGACGTCAAAGAAGTGCGAGAAGGAATGGAGTGCGGTATTCGCCTTGATGGCTTCAACGACATCAAGGAAGGCGATCTGCTCGAAGCGTTCAAAATTGAAGAACACAAACGAAAGCTCGAAGACGTTCCCAAGAAAACGGAAGAAGACGCCGAAGTGTAA
- a CDS encoding beta-ketoacyl-[acyl-carrier-protein] synthase family protein, with protein MPNTSSESSIVVTGLGLVGPLGLTADEYGQHLLAGESGIRRTDLIKGLAAPENVGGQAWGFDDSVTKTVMPKKQRKFVRVMCREIESGVVSALNAVEHAGLNLDEMDRSRIGVDFGANLMFSPPDVLLDACVKCSDENGDFDYDQWGTTGLNVMEPLWLLKYLPNMPACHISIALDARGPSNSLTLDEVSGINAISEACSIIRRGRADVMIAGVTGTRLHPVKSMHVALWDDLAQYDSPPETWCRPFDQSRKGQVVGEGAGTLILERRDHAEARGAEILAEVLGTGSSCVMDRSGKGDMVKSLTNAIRAALSAAGIAPDELGHVNANAGGSPSGDAAEAEALHQSLGAKAADIPVTALKSYFGSSGAGCGVYELAGSILAGRQGVIPKTLNYESGDSTFPLNVVHGEHASAGSKLFLKTNVTRIGQAAAVVFKTA; from the coding sequence ATGCCTAACACCAGTAGTGAATCGTCGATTGTCGTCACCGGACTCGGTTTGGTCGGACCGCTCGGTCTGACCGCGGATGAGTACGGCCAGCATCTCTTGGCAGGCGAAAGCGGTATCCGCCGAACCGACCTGATCAAAGGCCTCGCCGCACCTGAGAACGTCGGTGGTCAGGCATGGGGATTTGACGACAGCGTGACCAAAACGGTCATGCCTAAGAAACAACGAAAATTCGTGCGGGTGATGTGTCGGGAGATCGAAAGTGGCGTCGTCTCGGCGCTGAACGCCGTCGAACATGCCGGTCTCAATCTCGATGAAATGGACCGCTCCCGCATCGGGGTCGACTTCGGCGCTAACCTGATGTTCAGCCCGCCGGACGTGCTGCTCGATGCCTGCGTCAAATGCAGTGACGAAAATGGCGACTTTGATTACGACCAGTGGGGCACCACCGGTTTGAATGTGATGGAACCGCTGTGGCTGCTGAAATATCTCCCGAATATGCCGGCCTGCCACATCAGCATTGCGCTCGATGCCCGCGGTCCGAGTAACTCTTTAACGCTCGACGAAGTCTCGGGAATTAATGCAATCAGCGAAGCCTGTTCGATCATCCGACGCGGTCGAGCCGACGTCATGATTGCCGGCGTGACGGGAACCCGACTTCATCCGGTCAAGTCGATGCACGTCGCACTGTGGGACGATCTGGCTCAATACGATTCGCCGCCCGAAACCTGGTGCCGGCCTTTCGATCAATCGCGAAAGGGACAGGTTGTGGGGGAGGGAGCGGGAACGCTGATCCTCGAACGTCGCGATCACGCTGAGGCCCGCGGCGCAGAGATTCTTGCCGAAGTGCTCGGGACCGGCTCCTCGTGCGTAATGGATCGCAGTGGCAAAGGCGACATGGTGAAATCGCTGACCAACGCAATTCGCGCCGCCCTCAGTGCTGCCGGCATTGCTCCCGACGAACTGGGGCACGTCAACGCGAATGCCGGCGGATCGCCTTCGGGAGATGCGGCCGAAGCCGAGGCGTTGCATCAGTCGCTCGGGGCGAAAGCCGCCGATATTCCGGTGACCGCCTTGAAGAGCTACTTCGGCAGTAGCGGAGCGGGATGCGGCGTCTACGAATTGGCAGGCTCGATTCTGGCCGGTCGGCAGGGTGTGATTCCCAAGACGCTCAACTATGAATCGGGCGATTCAACTTTCCCGCTTAATGTCGTGCATGGCGAACATGCCTCAGCGGGCAGCAAGCTGTTTCTGAAGACGAACGTGACGCGGATCGGTCAAGCCGCCGCCGTCGTTTTCAAGACGGCCTAG
- the nusA gene encoding transcription termination factor NusA codes for MKGTEILRIVDAIHRDKSIDQNIVFEGIEQAIASAARKHFGEEEEVEVAIDRVSGDAAVSVAGKALDADEIGDLLGRIAAQTAKQVMIQKIREAERDSLHDEYTQLRGQIVNGQIARIEGGGTAAVNLGKVEAILPRGEQIPGEQHHVGERVRSVVMEVRKAGSRVKIILSRNHPELVRRLFEIEIPEVAEHVIEVRSLSREAGYRSKVAVSCYDPKIDCVGACVGVRGARIRNIVEELAGERIDIVRWNDSLQVLVPNALQPAEVEDVILCPQLGKVIVLVQDDQLSLAIGKKGQNVRLASKLVGWDIQVLTQERLDVQIDKSLAGFTQVPHITDELAENLVAQGFFTFDELSIIEPDQLAEMGGLTEEQVDVIVAYADVESLKAEKQEKEDRDRRRKAAALGEVAESNKASAPPETTEAAKPEGDDSESDKTSSPEGESAAESTPESESEAATTDDAPAAEEVAETPVADAKTDSEMEVKIEETESAASAVEVEVAEETKPVEAAAEATETETSEESSESDATSEADSAEPEIVEETPAGSSEGRS; via the coding sequence ATGAAGGGCACGGAAATCCTGCGGATCGTCGATGCGATCCATCGCGACAAGAGCATCGACCAGAACATCGTCTTCGAGGGGATCGAACAGGCGATCGCTTCGGCTGCGCGCAAGCACTTCGGCGAAGAAGAAGAGGTTGAAGTCGCAATCGATCGGGTTAGCGGCGATGCCGCCGTCAGTGTTGCCGGCAAAGCACTCGATGCCGACGAAATCGGTGACCTGCTTGGCCGGATCGCCGCGCAGACCGCCAAGCAGGTGATGATCCAAAAGATCCGGGAAGCCGAACGGGATAGCCTGCACGACGAATACACACAGCTTCGCGGTCAGATTGTGAACGGTCAGATCGCCCGGATCGAAGGCGGCGGAACGGCCGCCGTCAATCTCGGCAAGGTCGAAGCGATTCTGCCACGCGGTGAGCAGATTCCCGGCGAGCAGCATCACGTCGGCGAACGCGTTCGCTCCGTCGTTATGGAAGTCCGCAAAGCGGGAAGCCGCGTCAAAATCATTCTTTCGCGCAATCACCCCGAGTTAGTGCGGCGACTCTTCGAGATCGAAATCCCCGAAGTCGCCGAGCACGTCATCGAAGTTCGCTCGCTCTCCCGCGAGGCCGGTTATCGCTCAAAGGTCGCGGTCTCCTGCTACGACCCGAAGATCGATTGCGTCGGTGCCTGTGTCGGCGTCCGCGGAGCTCGGATTCGCAATATCGTCGAAGAATTGGCCGGAGAGCGGATCGACATCGTCCGCTGGAACGACTCTTTGCAGGTGTTGGTGCCCAACGCGCTTCAACCGGCCGAAGTTGAAGACGTCATCCTCTGCCCTCAACTGGGCAAGGTGATCGTGCTCGTGCAAGACGATCAGTTGTCGCTGGCGATCGGCAAGAAGGGCCAGAACGTTCGCCTCGCCTCGAAGCTGGTCGGTTGGGACATTCAGGTTCTCACTCAGGAGCGGCTCGACGTTCAAATCGACAAGTCGCTCGCCGGGTTCACACAGGTGCCGCACATCACTGATGAACTGGCGGAAAATCTCGTCGCGCAAGGCTTCTTCACCTTCGACGAACTATCGATCATCGAACCCGATCAGCTGGCCGAGATGGGCGGACTGACCGAAGAACAGGTCGACGTAATTGTCGCCTATGCCGATGTCGAATCGTTGAAAGCCGAAAAGCAGGAGAAAGAGGATCGCGACCGCCGTCGCAAAGCGGCGGCACTGGGCGAAGTCGCGGAATCCAACAAGGCATCGGCTCCCCCGGAGACCACGGAAGCCGCAAAGCCGGAAGGAGACGACTCCGAAAGCGACAAGACATCGTCGCCGGAAGGAGAGTCTGCTGCCGAGAGCACGCCTGAGTCCGAGTCGGAAGCCGCGACGACCGACGATGCACCCGCTGCGGAAGAAGTCGCCGAAACACCCGTCGCCGACGCGAAGACGGATTCGGAGATGGAAGTGAAGATCGAAGAGACAGAATCAGCCGCTTCGGCTGTTGAAGTCGAGGTGGCTGAGGAGACCAAACCGGTCGAGGCGGCCGCAGAAGCGACGGAGACTGAGACTTCGGAGGAGTCGAGCGAGTCCGACGCGACATCGGAAGCCGACTCAGCGGAGCCGGAGATCGTCGAGGAGACACCCGCCGGTTCATCGGAGGGTCGAAGTTAA
- a CDS encoding tetratricopeptide repeat protein, translating to MCNVSACARSCCLHAAALAAISFGLLETQYAFAQTRNAPPAAENPNRDAEQAYQRGEFDRVVELTDSRLRRQPKDDVAYYLRGSAKIEQGLRSGEADSVREGIADAREAIRLRGRELVIYYLPYLYGMTNLSIIEERDDHAEVAVQIAEQTVGRAGIKPEEKANLLYQKGLALSYLKKQDEAVAAFDEAIRLNPKMLAAFTALADLYARSEQPVKAKAAFDRAVRSFPDNPLVYNNRGMFLQQQDELDAAVADFTRALELDRNFFYAYTNRGYTLLKQNQVSAAEADFNSSLKLNSRQPMVYGFRGTAYLAQGEFQKSIDDHRRAVSMVSKSAVAHADLGFAYFFAGDFKRAIESFDTARELEPGFKHLLPWKIEALRALGQQPEPTGSDFAESLAQSPDQRDWVDSLINFEFGRISSEELLAAVGGDAKTNPPQSAEAHYFIGRKLLRDGQTAAAKAEFQKTLSTNQQHLSAYRGAKFALQ from the coding sequence ATGTGTAATGTGTCGGCCTGTGCCCGCTCTTGTTGTCTGCACGCTGCAGCCCTCGCCGCGATCTCGTTCGGCCTTCTGGAAACTCAGTACGCTTTCGCACAGACGCGCAATGCCCCTCCCGCGGCGGAGAACCCCAACCGTGATGCCGAGCAGGCCTATCAGCGGGGCGAATTTGATCGTGTCGTCGAACTGACCGACTCCCGCCTGCGCCGGCAGCCCAAAGATGATGTCGCTTACTATCTCCGCGGGAGCGCCAAAATTGAACAGGGACTCCGCTCGGGCGAGGCCGACTCGGTCCGCGAGGGCATTGCCGATGCCCGCGAAGCGATTCGGCTGCGGGGCCGCGAGTTGGTCATCTACTATTTGCCGTACCTATACGGGATGACGAATCTTTCGATCATCGAAGAGCGGGACGACCATGCCGAGGTCGCCGTCCAAATCGCCGAACAGACCGTCGGTCGCGCAGGCATCAAGCCGGAAGAGAAAGCCAATCTCCTCTATCAGAAAGGACTGGCGCTCTCCTACCTGAAGAAACAAGACGAGGCCGTCGCGGCTTTCGATGAGGCGATTCGCCTGAACCCGAAAATGCTGGCCGCATTCACCGCACTGGCCGACCTCTACGCTCGCTCTGAGCAACCCGTGAAGGCGAAGGCGGCTTTCGACCGGGCCGTCCGCTCCTTTCCGGACAACCCGCTCGTGTACAACAATCGCGGGATGTTCTTACAGCAGCAGGATGAGTTGGACGCCGCGGTCGCCGACTTCACACGGGCGCTCGAACTCGATCGCAATTTCTTCTACGCCTACACGAATCGTGGTTACACGCTGCTGAAGCAAAATCAGGTCAGCGCCGCCGAAGCGGACTTTAACTCGTCGCTCAAACTGAATTCGCGGCAGCCGATGGTTTACGGCTTTCGCGGAACTGCGTACTTGGCGCAGGGCGAGTTTCAAAAGTCGATCGACGATCATCGCCGTGCCGTCTCGATGGTTTCTAAGAGCGCGGTGGCGCACGCCGATCTGGGCTTCGCCTACTTCTTCGCCGGGGATTTCAAGCGGGCGATCGAGAGTTTCGATACCGCCCGCGAACTGGAGCCGGGATTTAAGCATCTGCTGCCATGGAAGATCGAAGCGCTCCGGGCGTTGGGGCAGCAGCCCGAGCCGACCGGTTCCGACTTCGCCGAGAGTCTGGCCCAGTCACCGGATCAACGTGATTGGGTCGACTCTTTGATTAATTTCGAATTCGGGCGTATCTCCTCCGAGGAGTTGCTCGCGGCCGTAGGTGGGGATGCGAAGACGAATCCGCCACAATCGGCCGAAGCTCACTACTTCATCGGGCGAAAATTGTTGCGTGACGGTCAGACCGCTGCGGCCAAGGCCGAATTCCAAAAGACACTTTCAACCAACCAGCAACACCTTTCGGCCTATCGCGGTGCGAAGTTCGCATTGCAGTAG
- a CDS encoding MFS transporter, with protein sequence MEEAVPGEAPARAEIDTATLPPLWHDRAFLGMTATQFLGAFNDNVFKQMILLFIVVMIVDKQSAASYQFAATVVFAVPFILFSGFCGFLADRCGKWTIVFSSKVLEIAIMLLGMAAFYTGQIWPLLVVLFLMGSQTTLFSPAKYGILPEIFRHRDLPRVNGIISMTTFLAIIFGMVIGGAASELARKYFDGEYWLVNSFCVLVAIGGTVTALVIRRPPPASANLQFRPRDVFMTSETWTMLRTDRPLTLALVVSSTFWFLGAMVQLAITQFGVQQLDIGELRTSIMSGTLSVGIAIGFVVAGRLSEGTIRFSLLKYGACGIAASMIGIAVVAVLPIVWGLKYAALLFVFLTSGFSTGLFALPITTYLQVRPPSDQKGRVIAAMNLFNWIGICFAGFAYFACVALLTAFKLPMSWTFAIIGLLMVPVPLLYHPPNENIEAEDDQLCPSCGERNRADESTCGMCGAPLDPQDEAVETSASPAS encoded by the coding sequence ATGGAAGAAGCCGTCCCGGGGGAGGCTCCCGCCCGAGCCGAGATCGATACCGCCACGTTGCCGCCGCTCTGGCATGACCGCGCATTTTTGGGCATGACCGCGACCCAGTTTCTGGGTGCCTTCAACGACAACGTGTTCAAGCAGATGATCCTGCTGTTCATTGTCGTGATGATTGTCGACAAGCAGTCCGCGGCTTCCTATCAGTTCGCGGCGACGGTCGTTTTCGCGGTGCCGTTCATTCTATTTTCCGGCTTCTGCGGTTTCTTGGCCGACCGGTGCGGAAAGTGGACGATCGTCTTTTCGAGCAAGGTCCTTGAGATCGCGATCATGCTTCTGGGCATGGCCGCATTCTACACCGGGCAAATCTGGCCGCTGCTGGTCGTGCTCTTTCTGATGGGTTCGCAGACCACGCTCTTTTCACCCGCGAAGTACGGAATTTTGCCCGAGATCTTTCGCCACCGCGATCTGCCGCGCGTCAACGGCATCATTTCGATGACCACGTTTCTCGCGATCATCTTCGGGATGGTCATCGGTGGAGCGGCGAGCGAACTGGCGCGAAAGTATTTCGACGGAGAGTACTGGCTGGTCAACTCGTTCTGCGTGCTGGTCGCCATTGGTGGGACCGTCACTGCGCTGGTGATCCGTCGCCCTCCGCCCGCCAGTGCAAACCTGCAATTCCGACCGAGGGACGTCTTCATGACGTCTGAAACATGGACGATGCTCCGAACAGATCGTCCCCTGACTTTAGCCTTGGTGGTCAGCAGCACCTTCTGGTTTTTAGGGGCCATGGTGCAACTCGCGATCACCCAGTTCGGCGTGCAACAGTTAGATATCGGCGAACTGCGCACCAGCATCATGAGCGGCACGCTCTCGGTCGGCATCGCAATCGGTTTTGTCGTCGCCGGCCGGCTGTCTGAAGGAACGATCCGCTTTTCGCTTCTCAAATACGGAGCCTGCGGGATTGCCGCTTCAATGATCGGCATCGCGGTCGTCGCCGTGTTGCCAATCGTTTGGGGGCTTAAATATGCGGCGCTGCTGTTCGTGTTTCTGACGTCCGGCTTTTCGACGGGGTTATTCGCGCTACCGATCACCACTTATCTGCAGGTGAGACCCCCGTCCGATCAAAAGGGACGGGTGATCGCGGCGATGAATTTATTCAACTGGATCGGTATCTGCTTTGCGGGCTTCGCCTATTTCGCCTGCGTCGCACTTCTAACCGCTTTCAAACTGCCGATGAGTTGGACCTTCGCAATTATCGGTTTGCTCATGGTTCCGGTTCCCCTGCTATATCATCCGCCCAACGAAAATATCGAAGCGGAAGACGATCAGCTTTGCCCGTCGTGCGGCGAAAGAAATCGGGCCGATGAATCAACGTGCGGCATGTGCGGCGCACCGCTCGACCCGCAAGACGAGGCCGTCGAAACTTCGGCCAGCCCGGCATCGTAG
- a CDS encoding HAD family hydrolase — protein sequence MHVCLFDIDGTLLNTGGAGALAMERAVGELTDGSDRPLDIPYAGRTDRAIVADIFRHYELDFGDAALRNFLGRYVEHLDEMLGQSPGLVLPGVERLLAHLHQREDVILGLLTGNFIEGARLKLRHYHLDAYFDFALGGFGDTHADRDEVARVAFNTLKAHRHPEQIDLRRLWVIGDTPADVKCGRAIGAKVVAVATGVYSSDQLAEHAPDYLAEDFEAVDELLELWPAIG from the coding sequence ATGCACGTCTGTCTGTTCGACATTGACGGTACGCTATTGAATACCGGCGGTGCCGGTGCTTTGGCGATGGAGCGGGCGGTCGGTGAGTTGACCGATGGGTCGGACCGCCCCCTCGACATCCCCTATGCCGGTCGCACTGACCGTGCGATCGTCGCCGACATTTTTCGCCACTATGAACTCGACTTCGGCGACGCGGCGCTGCGAAACTTTCTCGGCCGATACGTTGAGCATCTCGACGAAATGCTCGGCCAATCCCCCGGACTGGTGCTGCCCGGGGTCGAACGATTGCTCGCGCATTTGCACCAGCGTGAAGATGTGATTCTCGGTTTGCTGACCGGTAATTTCATTGAAGGCGCCCGCTTAAAACTTCGCCATTACCATTTGGATGCCTATTTCGATTTCGCCCTCGGCGGTTTCGGAGACACGCATGCCGATCGTGACGAAGTCGCCCGTGTCGCATTCAACACGCTAAAAGCACATCGGCATCCTGAACAGATCGATCTGCGGCGGCTGTGGGTCATCGGCGATACCCCTGCCGACGTGAAATGTGGACGAGCGATCGGTGCCAAAGTTGTCGCCGTCGCGACCGGTGTCTATTCGAGTGACCAACTCGCCGAACATGCTCCCGACTATCTGGCCGAAGATTTCGAAGCCGTCGATGAGCTCCTCGAACTGTGGCCGGCCATCGGGTAA
- the rbfA gene encoding 30S ribosome-binding factor RbfA: protein MSDRRLAKMSSAIRQVVSSSILTELRDPRVKNVTVMGVDVDGDLRGAKVKVSIMGDEKTERLCLKGLHSSRGYLQSRLADMLEMRYTPVLRFEVDRGVKRSLETSQLLRTEIGGGSDDGPADGELTEEGVEKEDVTADNVTDEIDGPVSAESDDPGDTKVAKYGGGESLE, encoded by the coding sequence ATGAGCGACCGCCGCCTCGCCAAAATGTCCTCCGCTATTCGTCAGGTCGTCAGTTCGTCGATCCTGACGGAGCTGCGCGACCCGCGCGTCAAGAACGTGACGGTCATGGGGGTCGATGTCGATGGCGACCTGCGCGGGGCCAAGGTGAAGGTCTCAATCATGGGCGACGAGAAGACGGAACGGCTCTGCCTGAAGGGCCTGCACTCTTCGCGGGGCTATTTGCAGTCACGGCTCGCCGACATGCTCGAAATGCGATACACGCCGGTGCTGCGATTCGAGGTCGACCGGGGCGTGAAAAGAAGCCTTGAGACCTCACAACTGCTGCGGACCGAAATCGGTGGCGGATCGGATGACGGGCCGGCAGACGGCGAACTCACCGAGGAGGGAGTCGAAAAGGAAGATGTCACGGCGGATAATGTGACAGACGAAATTGATGGCCCGGTCTCAGCCGAATCAGATGACCCGGGCGACACGAAGGTAGCGAAATACGGCGGCGGCGAGTCGCTTGAATAG
- a CDS encoding cold-shock protein, with the protein MPQGTIKKLTDKGFGFIGTDKGDLFFHLSALEGVTFEELQEGQKVEYNEGQGPKGPRAEDIRPVD; encoded by the coding sequence ATGCCTCAGGGAACAATTAAGAAACTGACAGACAAAGGCTTCGGATTTATCGGCACGGACAAAGGCGACCTGTTCTTTCACCTCTCAGCACTCGAAGGCGTGACTTTCGAGGAGCTTCAGGAAGGTCAAAAGGTCGAATACAATGAGGGCCAAGGCCCCAAAGGCCCGCGCGCCGAAGACATCCGCCCGGTTGATTGA